Proteins encoded together in one Deinococcus planocerae window:
- a CDS encoding META domain-containing protein has protein sequence MKRRWLILALAASEAALAQPGGAEPFADGTWTLLRLTDAQGTVTPQGADPPTLTLVGTRVSTAEGTQVSGSTGCNRFTGRGAFTANTVRLGPLASTRRACTPEVSALEARYLNVLSRVRGLSFSPNLLVLSTGRERLVFGNRVTALDASRLFAEWRLVGAVGDTPPTLRLEPGGQVGGTTGCNTFRGTYTLEGNTLRFSPLATTRRACPSPELQRQETDYLRLLEDVRRYRVTGSLLTLILEDGTERTFQRPVNGG, from the coding sequence ATGAAAAGACGCTGGTTGATCCTGGCCCTCGCCGCGTCGGAGGCCGCGCTGGCACAGCCGGGAGGGGCCGAGCCCTTTGCGGACGGCACCTGGACGCTGCTGCGCCTCACCGACGCGCAGGGGACCGTGACCCCGCAGGGTGCGGACCCCCCGACGCTGACCCTGGTGGGTACGCGGGTCTCGACCGCCGAGGGCACCCAGGTGTCGGGCAGCACGGGCTGCAACCGCTTCACCGGGCGGGGCGCATTCACGGCGAACACCGTCCGGCTGGGGCCGCTGGCGAGCACCCGCCGCGCCTGCACCCCCGAGGTCAGCGCGCTGGAGGCCCGCTACCTCAACGTCTTGTCGAGGGTGCGGGGCCTGTCCTTCAGCCCCAATCTCCTCGTCCTGAGTACGGGAAGGGAGCGGCTGGTGTTCGGCAACCGGGTCACGGCTCTGGACGCTTCACGCCTCTTCGCCGAGTGGCGGCTGGTGGGTGCCGTGGGCGACACGCCCCCGACCCTGCGGCTGGAACCTGGCGGTCAGGTCGGGGGCACGACGGGGTGCAACACCTTCCGCGGTACCTACACGCTGGAGGGAAACACGCTGCGCTTCTCCCCGCTGGCGACGACCCGCCGCGCCTGCCCCTCGCCCGAACTGCAACGGCAGGAGACGGACTACCTGCGGCTGCTGGAGGACGTGCGGCGCTACCGGGTCACGGGGAGCCTGCTCACCCTGATTCTGGAGGACGGCACGGAGCGGACGTTCCAGCGCCCGGTGAACGGAGGCTGA
- a CDS encoding DMT family transporter produces the protein MSPHTRGILLLILVTALWGSTFAVVKELGELLPPSVLIAWRFLIASVALLPALVLARRLTPASSAPPARPLWRDGLILGAWLIAGYGTQTIALQTTSANRAAFFTALSVVLVPVWLTVAGRRSLPLTLWLALPLAVAGLALLSWEGGALVVGDAWALACAVTYAGFIIALERTATRHEALRFTLAQLLAVTALAWGWALLADGNRLWPPAAAWLPLLYLGVAATALTTLLQTVGQRRVSAAEASLIYALEPVTAALFSFLLIGERVGVRGALGGLLVVGATVLSQRAGGEPHPETPTPQAEG, from the coding sequence GTGTCTCCTCACACGCGCGGCATTCTCCTCCTTATCCTCGTCACGGCGCTGTGGGGCAGCACCTTCGCGGTCGTCAAGGAACTCGGGGAACTGTTGCCGCCCAGCGTCCTCATCGCGTGGCGCTTCCTGATCGCGTCGGTGGCGCTGCTGCCTGCGCTGGTGCTGGCGCGGCGGCTCACCCCGGCAAGTTCGGCCCCGCCCGCCCGCCCCCTGTGGCGCGACGGCCTGATCCTGGGCGCGTGGCTGATCGCCGGGTACGGGACGCAGACCATCGCCCTGCAAACGACGAGCGCGAACCGGGCGGCCTTCTTCACGGCGCTCAGCGTGGTGCTCGTGCCCGTGTGGCTCACGGTGGCCGGGCGCCGCTCCCTGCCCCTCACCCTGTGGCTGGCGCTGCCCCTGGCGGTCGCGGGCCTCGCGCTGCTCTCCTGGGAGGGCGGGGCGCTCGTCGTGGGGGACGCCTGGGCGCTCGCCTGCGCCGTCACCTACGCGGGCTTCATCATCGCGCTCGAACGGACCGCGACCCGGCACGAGGCCCTGCGCTTCACGCTGGCGCAGCTCCTCGCCGTGACGGCGCTCGCGTGGGGCTGGGCGCTCCTGGCCGATGGGAACAGGTTGTGGCCGCCCGCCGCCGCGTGGCTCCCGCTGCTGTACCTGGGGGTGGCCGCCACCGCCCTCACCACCCTGCTCCAGACCGTCGGGCAGCGGCGGGTGAGCGCCGCCGAGGCCAGCCTGATCTATGCGCTGGAACCCGTGACCGCCGCCCTCTTCAGCTTCCTGCTCATCGGCGAGCGGGTGGGGGTGCGCGGCGCCCTCGGCGGCCTGCTCGTCGTCGGCGCGACTGTGCTCAGCCAGCGCGCGGGCGGGGAGCCCCACCCCGAGACGCCCACGCCCCAGGCCGAGGGGTAG
- a CDS encoding response regulator transcription factor, which translates to MIRVLLVDDHALFRQGLRSLLESEGMRVIGEAANGREAIRYAADTHPDVILMDIQMPELDGVKATQSILEIDPGARVIMITMYRQDRYVFEAVKAGARGYVLKDADAATLLDAIRRVAAGEALLDADMAQNVLDDFRDKREELPSEKHADLNERETMILKLLAQGFSNQDIALRLDISEKTVRNRLSEIFTKLQLNNRTQAALYAIREGIANLE; encoded by the coding sequence ATGATCCGGGTGCTGCTCGTCGACGACCACGCGCTGTTCCGGCAGGGCCTGCGCAGCCTGCTGGAGTCCGAGGGAATGCGCGTCATCGGGGAGGCCGCCAACGGGCGCGAGGCGATCCGCTACGCCGCCGACACCCACCCCGACGTGATCCTGATGGACATCCAGATGCCCGAACTCGACGGGGTGAAGGCCACCCAGAGCATCCTGGAGATCGACCCGGGGGCCCGGGTCATCATGATCACCATGTACCGTCAGGACCGCTACGTCTTCGAGGCGGTCAAGGCGGGCGCGCGCGGCTACGTCCTCAAGGACGCCGACGCCGCCACCCTGCTCGACGCGATCCGCCGGGTGGCCGCAGGTGAGGCCCTCCTCGACGCCGACATGGCGCAAAATGTCCTCGACGACTTCCGCGACAAGCGCGAGGAACTCCCCAGCGAGAAGCACGCCGACCTCAACGAGCGCGAGACGATGATCCTCAAGCTCCTCGCCCAGGGCTTTTCTAACCAGGACATCGCCCTCAGGCTCGATATCTCCGAGAAGACGGTGCGCAACCGCCTCTCCGAAATCTTCACCAAGCTGCAACTCAACAACCGCACCCAGGCCGCCCTCTACGCCATCCGCGAGGGCATCGCCAACCTGGAGTAG
- a CDS encoding serine hydrolase yields MTFDLRAELRSRGFGGEVGLVVSDLAGRELYVLNPDRVFPAASTIKVPLLVQALGEAQSGRLDLRERVTVEAGDRVPGSGVLHELGPGLNPTWEDVLTLMIVVSDNTATNLVIGRLGVEEVGAWLAEQGLSGTRLVGQLQLPPERRNEAQRRGERNRTTARDQVTVLGGLARGELLDPFHTDLALSILSRQQFRDILARHVPRGEDGEPLYRVASKSGELTGVRHDVGVLFTPRPLVVALLSEGGDDPREHPDNRDTAVLAGTLWPLLGALGGVFRPPSGDI; encoded by the coding sequence GTGACGTTCGACCTCCGGGCCGAGCTGCGGTCGCGCGGGTTCGGGGGAGAGGTGGGGCTCGTCGTCAGCGACCTCGCCGGGCGCGAGCTGTACGTGCTGAATCCTGATCGAGTGTTCCCCGCCGCGAGCACGATCAAGGTGCCCCTTCTTGTGCAGGCGCTCGGGGAGGCGCAGTCGGGTCGCCTCGACCTGCGGGAGCGCGTGACGGTGGAGGCCGGGGACCGGGTGCCCGGCTCGGGCGTGCTGCACGAACTCGGCCCGGGGCTGAATCCCACCTGGGAGGACGTGCTCACCTTGATGATCGTGGTGAGCGACAACACCGCGACGAACCTCGTGATCGGGCGGCTGGGAGTGGAGGAGGTGGGCGCGTGGCTCGCGGAGCAGGGGCTCTCGGGCACCCGTCTCGTCGGCCAGCTCCAGCTTCCCCCCGAGCGGCGGAACGAGGCCCAGCGCCGGGGCGAACGCAACCGCACGACCGCCCGCGATCAGGTGACGGTGCTGGGAGGGCTCGCACGCGGCGAATTGCTCGACCCCTTCCACACCGACCTCGCCCTTTCCATCCTGTCGCGCCAGCAGTTCCGGGACATCCTCGCCCGGCACGTGCCGCGCGGCGAGGACGGCGAGCCGCTCTACCGGGTGGCGAGCAAGAGCGGCGAACTCACCGGGGTGAGGCACGACGTGGGGGTGCTGTTCACGCCGCGCCCGCTGGTGGTCGCCTTGCTCTCGGAGGGGGGAGACGACCCCCGCGAGCACCCCGACAACCGCGACACGGCTGTGCTCGCGGGCACACTCTGGCCGCTGCTGGGGGCGCTGGGCGGTGTCTTCCGCCCTCCCAGCGGGGACATTTAA